TAGTCTACTCGTCGGGATTCACCGGCCCTTTGTACTTCGACGTCACCGAATCTCCTTCCCGCCACTGCCAGTAGTAGTAGCGGTTGTCGTTGATTTCTTTGATCGTGATCGTCGCCTTCGCCGGCACGTCGTCCGGAAGGTCATCGGGGCGCTCCTCGACGTCGGCGTCGTCCGCTTCCTCCTCAAGACGAGCTTCACGCTCCTTGTGTTCGGCCAACGCCTCGGCGTAGCTGGCAGCGTCCCGAAGATGCTCCGGTGTGGCTTCGCTGAGGGCGTCGACGATCTCCGTCGGGAGGTTTGCCGGTGGGGACGGTGGTTCGTAGGACATCGACTCTCTCCGTGTTAACCAACACGAACTCTCTATCCATAGTTTTGTTGGTTAAGACGATGGAGCAAGCTCTTGTTCCTCTCTGTCTGCAACACTACTCGAAACTTCTTTATATAGTAGTTTCGTACAATGTTACACCGTGCTCCGGCGTATCGAACTCGAGGTACTCGCCACGGTCGACCGCGGCGACACGATCTCCGAGCTCGCGACGAAGCTCGACCACAGCGAGAGTTACCTCTCTCGTGCCGTCGGCGACCTCGTCGAAAAGGGACTCGTCTACACGGAACGCGACGGGCGGCGAAAACGAGTCGTCCCGTCGGATGCTCGCGCCGTCGAACTCTATCGGGACCTTGTCCGCCAGCACTCCCACATCGAGTTCCCAGAGCTGCTGACCGGGAAGGCACTCGAGGTGCTGTACTACCTCGACCAGCCGCGAACCGTCTCCGAGATCGCCGACCGGAGCGACAACTACCGTAACACGGTCAACCGCGTCCTCAAGCGGTTTCGTGACCGTGGTCTCGTCGGGACGGCCGACGGCCGCAATGACTTCAACGCCGATTTCGACCGCCTCCACGAGTTCGCACGTGAACTCGCACACCATCTGCATCGCCAACGCCTCGAAGCCGTCGCCCCAAAGGGGACGATTCTCTGGGAGGATTACGACGAATTCCTCACACAGACCGAGAGGGAGATCGACGCGGAGGCGTTCCACGAAACCGGCCTCGCTCGGTTCGCGGCCTTCGACCTCCAGTTCCTACTTACCGGCCACCGCTACTACGTCTACTCCGAGGAACTCGACGCAGTCTCGCCGGCGGAGCTCTGCTGTCACGCCCTCTTGATCGACGACGGCAGCCGCCACCGCTCGTACTGTCTCCTCCTGCTCAGCC
Above is a window of Halorussus vallis DNA encoding:
- a CDS encoding helix-turn-helix transcriptional regulator, yielding MLRRIELEVLATVDRGDTISELATKLDHSESYLSRAVGDLVEKGLVYTERDGRRKRVVPSDARAVELYRDLVRQHSHIEFPELLTGKALEVLYYLDQPRTVSEIADRSDNYRNTVNRVLKRFRDRGLVGTADGRNDFNADFDRLHEFARELAHHLHRQRLEAVAPKGTILWEDYDEFLTQTEREIDAEAFHETGLARFAAFDLQFLLTGHRYYVYSEELDAVSPAELCCHALLIDDGSRHRSYCLLLLSHVDVDEEDLREQAVKYGLEDEIDALLLYLETHGEVDDERLPEWDEFQELAADYEVPLSP